A single genomic interval of Pyrus communis chromosome 5, drPyrComm1.1, whole genome shotgun sequence harbors:
- the LOC137735068 gene encoding glutathione S-transferase DHAR2-like, with product MALEVAVKAAFGGPHLLGDCPFSQRVLLTLEEKKVPYKLHLINLSDKPQWFTEVNPEGKVPVVKFDDKWVADSDVIVGIIEEKYPEPSLKTPAEFASVGSKIFGSFVTFLKSKDPNDGSEQALLTELKAFDEHLKAHGPYIAGEKVTAADLSLAPKLYHLKVALGHFKKWTVPADLTHYHKYTELLFSRESFAKTAPAEEKYVIAGWEPKVNP from the exons ATGGCTCTCGAGGTCGCTGTCAAGGCCGCCTTCGGCGGCCCTCATCTTCTCGGCGACT GCCCTTTCAGCCAAAGGGTTCTTCTGAccttggaggagaagaaagTGCCCTACAAATTGCACTTAATCAATCTCAGCGACAAACCCCAgtg GTTTACGGAAGTGAATCCAGAGGGGAAGGTGCCTGTGGTGAAGTTTGATGACAAATGGGTGGCTGATTCTGATGTCATTGTTGGGATCATTGAGGAAAAATACCCTGAGCCTTCTCTCAAAACTCCTGCTGAATTTGCTTCTGT GGGATCAAAGATATTCGGATCATTTGTGACATTTCTGAAGAGCAAGGATCCCAATGACGGATCAGAACAGGCTTTGCTTACTGAACTGAAGGCATTCGATGAGCATCTTAAGGCACAT GGTCCTTACATTGCTGGGGAGAAGGTCACTGCTGCGGATCTGAGCTTGGCACCAAAACTGTACCATCTCAAGGTGGCTCTCGGTCATTTCAAGAAGTGGACTGTTCCAGCAGACTTGACCCATTACCATAAGTACACTGAG CTGCTTTTTTCAAGGGAATCTTTCGCGAAGACCGCTCCTGCTGAAGAGAAGTATGTGATTGCAGGATGGGAGCCGAAGGTGAATCCATGA
- the LOC137735403 gene encoding uncharacterized protein: MGDSSSASYIRMVQHLIEKCLIYHMTKEECMEALSKHANIQPVITSTVWNELEKVNKEFFEAYEESQNKGDRMSEEETSQLIQKMISDSKDSDD, encoded by the exons ATGGGAGATTCTTCATCAGCATCATACATACGCATG GTGCAGCACCTGATAGAGAAGTGTTTGATCTACCACATGACCAAAGAGGAGTGCATGGAAGCTCTTTCTAAACACGCAAACATCCAACCTGTCATCACTTCTACTG TTTGGAATGAACTGGAGAAAGTGAACAAGGAGTTCTTCGAGGCGTATGAAGAGTCTCAGAACAAAGGAGATCGAATGTCAGAGGAAGAGACAAGCCAATTGATCCAAAAGATGATATCGGATTCCAAAGATTCCGACGACTAG